A single genomic interval of Spinacia oleracea cultivar Varoflay chromosome 6, BTI_SOV_V1, whole genome shotgun sequence harbors:
- the LOC110802443 gene encoding uncharacterized protein, producing MTRTSANDMENDMEPEYEGSENVSSSEDDDEDDEDVNITQLSEHSDSDRDDDNNPSKKRNTQNQVIQKTETPVRKAGKEEDQKKKYIKKTGVRVNHTAFMEWVPKLTENQRNTIQEIGLGPLLTVNLPQNDQAFCYWLLDQYEEYSSTLYLPRGNTIRLEVDDVHIVYGLQMGGRRIIESKFDHDTEEYKNFLTEWRRTWNIRTGAPSVSKIIKRYTTEVGFIGCEPHDNFMTDFLVVAVNIFTKSSQSTQANYRFLLSMMDRNEIRNLDWCEYVLLSLDATVEDWKQNKTTFFKGPLPFLQLFYFDRVMKKRVEQPRTFPLISTWTKKMVKDRIIEERKGYGLGRILDKIELPEPEVPQENVPHNVQGEAVQQLVQQPVQQNVQGEAHNVQQQENPKDFMMDFIMLMNN from the exons ATGACAAGAACATCTGCAAATGATATGGAGAATGATATGGAGCCTGAATATGAGGGAAGTGAGAATGTGTCCTCatctgaagatgatgatgaagatgatgaggatGTCAACATTACACAGTTGTCAGAACATTCTGATAGTGATAGAGACGATGACAATAACCCGTCAAAGAAAAGGAATACACAAAACCAAGTCATACAAAAGACAGAAACTCCAGTTCGTAAAGCTGGCAAGGAGGAGGATCAGAAGAAAAAGTATATCAAAAAGACAGGGGTGAGGGTTAATCATACAGCTTTTATGGAATGGGTTCCTAAACTAAccgaaaatcaaagaaacactATTCAAGAAATCGGGTTAGGACCATTGCTCACTGTTAATCTGCCCCAAAATGATCAg GCATTTTGTTATTGGCTTCTTGATCAGTATGAAGAATATTCTTCAACACTGTACTTACCGCGTGGTAACACAATCCGATTGGAGGTGGATGATGTACACATTGTGTACGGTCTTCAAATGGGTGGTCGCAGAATCATTGAGTCCAAGTTTGACCATGATACCGAGGAATACAAAAATTTTCTCACAGAATGGAGGAGAACCTGGAATATCAGAACTGGAGCACCTAGTGTTTCAAAGATAATCAAGCGATACACAACAGAAGTTGGATTCATAGGTTGTGAACCGCATGATAACTTCATGACTGACTTCTTAGTGGTTGCGGTGAATATATTCACGAAGTCCAGTCAAAGTACACAAGCAAACTACAGATTTCTGCTATCCATGATGGATCGTAATGAGATCAGAAATTTGGATTGGTGTGAATATGTCCTATTGAGTTTGGATGCTACAGTGGAAGACTGGAAACAGAACAAGACAACATTTTTCAAAGGACCATTGCCTTTCTTACAG CTATTCTACTTCGACCGCGTCATGAAGAAAAGGGTAGAACAACCAAGAACATTTCCCCTGATATCAACTTGgacaaagaaaatggttaaaGATAGAATAATAGAGGAAAGGAAAGGGTATGGGCTTGGCCGAATTCTTGACAAAATAGAATTGCCGGAACCAGAAGTGCCTCAAGAAAATGTGCCTCATAATGTGCAAGGAGAAGCTGTGCAACAACTTGTGCAACAACCTGTGCAACAAAATGTGCAAGGAGAAGCACATAATGTTCAACAACAAGAAAACCCGAAg GATTTCATGATGGATTTCATTATGTTAATGAACAATTAA